Proteins co-encoded in one Ruegeria pomeroyi DSS-3 genomic window:
- a CDS encoding ATP-binding protein translates to MTFRWLKHYMPRSLYARAAIIIVVPVIAVQIVVSVVFLQRHLEDVTTQMTLTAVREVELIMGELTEPATQGEVQAQLRPVLGALQVSLRFVNDGTVPMADLRPWYDYTGRQVQRILRGRLADVLAVELPDSRMVRLYLGSALGPVELIFDRRRMSPAAPHQLIVTMVAFGLLMTAIAFLYMRNQLRPVKRLADAAQAFGRGHMVSYTPSGAIEVRAAGSAFLDMRARIERQIEQRTLMLSGVSHDLRTPLTRLKLGLAMIDEEDAAPMLQDVAEMQQMLDAFLDFSRGVSESAPEKVDPVALLKQVVEDARRADRDVALVACEAEEGDIVTLRPMAVRRAVENLIANAVRYGSRAEVSLAVTPKFLRIRVEDDGPGIPADKRAEAVKPFQRLDAARNQNQGGGVGLGLAIVADIARAHGGALRLGDSERMGGLCADIVIGR, encoded by the coding sequence ATGACATTCCGCTGGCTCAAACACTATATGCCGCGCAGCCTCTATGCCCGGGCGGCCATCATCATCGTGGTGCCGGTGATCGCGGTGCAGATCGTCGTTTCGGTCGTGTTCCTGCAACGCCATCTCGAGGATGTGACCACCCAGATGACGCTGACCGCGGTGCGCGAGGTCGAGCTGATCATGGGTGAGCTCACCGAACCGGCCACCCAGGGCGAGGTTCAGGCGCAGCTGCGGCCGGTGCTGGGCGCGTTGCAGGTCAGTCTGCGATTCGTGAATGACGGCACGGTGCCCATGGCGGATCTGCGGCCCTGGTACGATTACACCGGCCGTCAGGTGCAGCGCATCCTGCGCGGCAGGTTGGCGGATGTCCTGGCGGTGGAACTGCCCGATTCCCGCATGGTGCGGCTCTATCTGGGCAGCGCGCTGGGGCCGGTCGAGCTGATCTTTGACCGCCGCCGCATGTCGCCCGCCGCGCCGCATCAGCTGATCGTGACGATGGTGGCCTTTGGCTTGCTGATGACGGCGATTGCATTTCTCTACATGCGCAACCAGCTTCGGCCGGTGAAACGGCTGGCCGATGCGGCGCAAGCCTTTGGCCGGGGGCATATGGTCTCCTACACCCCCTCGGGCGCGATCGAGGTGCGGGCGGCGGGCAGCGCCTTTCTGGATATGCGCGCCCGGATCGAGCGGCAGATCGAACAACGCACCCTGATGCTGTCGGGGGTCAGTCACGATTTGCGCACGCCGTTGACCCGGTTGAAACTGGGGCTGGCGATGATCGACGAAGAGGATGCCGCGCCGATGTTGCAGGACGTGGCCGAGATGCAGCAGATGCTGGACGCGTTCCTCGATTTCTCGCGTGGCGTGTCCGAAAGCGCGCCCGAAAAGGTTGATCCGGTCGCCCTGTTGAAACAGGTGGTCGAGGATGCCCGCCGCGCCGACCGTGACGTGGCACTGGTGGCCTGCGAGGCCGAGGAAGGGGACATCGTCACCCTGCGCCCCATGGCCGTCCGCCGTGCGGTCGAGAACCTGATCGCCAATGCCGTCCGCTATGGCAGCCGGGCCGAGGTCAGCCTGGCAGTGACACCCAAGTTCCTGCGAATCCGGGTCGAGGATGACGGCCCCGGCATCCCCGCCGACAAGCGCGCCGAGGCGGTGAAACCGTTCCAGCGGCTGGATGCGGCGCGCAACCAGAATCAAGGCGGCGGCGTCGGGCTGGGTCTTGCCATCGTTGCCGATATCGCCCGCGCCCATGGCGGTGCGCTTCGGCTGGGCGACAGCGAACGGATGGGCGGGCTATGCGCCGATATCGTGATCGGGCGATGA
- a CDS encoding MBL fold metallo-hydrolase, whose amino-acid sequence MSQAPDDFDPPIGTPIELEAGIRRIVAPNPSPMTYRGTNTYLLGTRELAVIDPGPMSEAHLEAILAALGPGESISHIVVTHTHLDHSPLARPLAERTGAPVLAFGGPEAGRSAVMRALSAQGLAGGGEGIDTGFVPDRTVSDGERIEGDGWQLEVIHTPGHLGNHIALAWQDVCFTADHVMGWASSLVSPPDGDLTDFMTACRDLRARDWRLFHPGHGAQVSAPGARLDWLITHRMGREAAILGALADGPATAEALARRIYTETPAALLPAATRNVFAHLVDLTGRSRVAPEQTLSATARFHRLS is encoded by the coding sequence ATGAGCCAAGCCCCCGACGATTTCGACCCGCCCATCGGCACGCCCATCGAGCTGGAGGCCGGAATCCGGCGGATCGTGGCGCCCAACCCCTCGCCGATGACCTATCGCGGCACCAATACCTATCTGCTGGGCACGCGCGAACTGGCGGTGATCGACCCCGGCCCGATGAGCGAGGCGCATCTGGAGGCGATCCTGGCCGCGCTTGGCCCCGGCGAAAGCATCAGCCATATCGTGGTCACCCATACGCATCTGGATCACTCGCCGCTGGCGCGCCCGCTCGCCGAGCGCACCGGCGCACCGGTGCTGGCCTTTGGCGGGCCCGAGGCCGGGCGCAGCGCGGTGATGCGCGCGCTGTCGGCGCAGGGGCTTGCCGGCGGTGGCGAGGGTATCGACACCGGTTTTGTCCCCGACCGGACTGTCAGCGATGGTGAACGGATCGAGGGGGACGGCTGGCAGCTGGAGGTGATTCACACGCCGGGCCATCTGGGCAATCATATCGCGCTGGCCTGGCAGGATGTCTGCTTTACCGCCGATCACGTGATGGGCTGGGCCAGTTCGCTGGTCTCGCCGCCCGATGGCGACCTGACCGATTTCATGACCGCCTGCCGCGACCTGCGCGCGCGCGACTGGCGGTTGTTCCACCCCGGTCACGGGGCGCAGGTGAGCGCGCCCGGGGCGCGGCTCGACTGGCTGATCACGCACCGGATGGGGCGCGAGGCGGCCATCCTCGGGGCGCTGGCCGACGGCCCGGCCACGGCCGAGGCGCTGGCACGACGTATCTATACCGAAACCCCCGCCGCCCTGCTGCCCGCGGCAACACGCAACGTGTTCGCACATCTGGTGGATCTGACCGGCCGGAGCCGGGTCGCGCCCGAACAAACCCTCTCGGCCACGGCCCGGTTTCACCGCCTCAGCTGA
- a CDS encoding AI-2E family transporter, which produces MQQPKPEPISAPPRQQLSQLRDIAILLALAVLALYAGAGFLIPLALAFLVYVLVTAISDRVHAATGAPEWLTTLAGIIVVLAGLFLMIAVIGGQATQFARAMASYENAFDQAVTRVAALLGEQITAFLRDNLIGIDLSALTRSAMGSATSLLNTFLLVSLYVAFLLVERRVLGIKLLLAARDPQLGRDMSQVMEAISHNLQSYLGVKTFVSLLTAGISYVVFTLLGLEFAETWAVLTFALNFIPSIGSIVAVIFPALVSLVQFDTITPFLVIVFFCGTVQFLIGNFLDPALLGRSLNMSTFMVILALTFWTAVWGLIGAFLSVPLTVCLLIVFRHVPALRPVAVLMSKDGHPEAQDSDA; this is translated from the coding sequence ATGCAACAACCCAAACCCGAACCCATATCCGCCCCGCCCCGCCAACAGCTGTCCCAGCTGCGCGATATCGCCATCCTGTTGGCGCTGGCGGTGCTGGCGCTTTATGCCGGGGCGGGGTTTCTGATCCCGCTGGCGTTGGCCTTTCTGGTCTATGTGCTGGTCACCGCGATCAGCGACCGGGTGCATGCCGCCACCGGCGCGCCCGAATGGCTGACCACGCTGGCGGGAATCATCGTGGTGCTGGCGGGTCTTTTCTTGATGATCGCGGTGATCGGCGGCCAGGCCACCCAATTCGCCCGCGCCATGGCGAGTTACGAGAATGCCTTTGACCAGGCGGTCACCCGGGTGGCGGCATTGTTGGGCGAACAGATCACCGCCTTCCTGCGCGACAATCTGATCGGGATCGACCTGTCGGCGCTGACCCGCAGCGCAATGGGCAGTGCCACCTCGCTGCTCAACACCTTTCTGCTGGTCTCGCTTTACGTGGCCTTCCTGCTGGTCGAGCGGCGGGTGCTGGGCATCAAGCTGCTGCTGGCCGCGCGCGATCCCCAGCTGGGCCGGGACATGAGCCAGGTGATGGAGGCGATCTCGCACAACCTGCAAAGCTATCTGGGGGTCAAGACATTCGTCAGCCTGCTGACCGCCGGGATCAGCTATGTCGTGTTCACCCTGCTGGGTCTGGAATTTGCCGAGACCTGGGCGGTGCTGACATTTGCGCTGAACTTCATCCCCTCGATCGGCTCGATCGTGGCGGTGATCTTTCCGGCGCTGGTCTCGCTGGTGCAGTTCGACACCATCACGCCTTTTCTGGTCATCGTGTTCTTTTGCGGGACGGTGCAGTTCCTTATCGGGAACTTCCTCGACCCGGCGCTGTTGGGGCGGTCGCTGAACATGTCCACCTTCATGGTGATCCTGGCGCTGACCTTCTGGACAGCGGTCTGGGGGCTGATCGGCGCCTTTCTCAGCGTGCCGCTCACGGTCTGCCTGCTGATCGTGTTCCGCCATGTGCCCGCATTGCGACCGGTGGCGGTTCTGATGTCCAAGGACGGCCATCCCGAGGCGCAGGACTCAGACGCGTGA
- a CDS encoding acetoin utilization protein AcuC, whose protein sequence is MFIGSEIYRRSTYGAVHPLAIPRVSTVIDLCRAMGWFAPGQYRTSPRARPAALRAFHTPDYIAALQQAEAEQAVSEETRARHGLGTLPNPVFAEMYRRPATAAGGSLLAAELVARGHRVFNPGGGTHHGFADRAGGFCYLNDPVLAILALQRLGCARVAYVDIDAHHCDGVASAFQGSQTVRMISIHEARRWPFTGALEDDAGGAALNLPVARDLNDSAYALILDRLILPAVAGFRPDAVVLQCGADAVAEDPLSRLALSNCAHRDTVRALAALCPRLLVLGGGGYNPWSVARAWTGVWATLSGAEIPDRLPPEAEAVLRALSWQRQRHAPRPETWFTTLADAPRPGPIPSGLRTDLARLEQRLRAEV, encoded by the coding sequence ATGTTCATCGGATCCGAGATCTATCGCCGCTCGACCTATGGAGCGGTGCATCCGCTGGCGATCCCGCGCGTGTCCACCGTGATCGACCTTTGCCGGGCGATGGGCTGGTTTGCACCCGGCCAGTACCGCACCAGCCCGCGCGCGCGGCCTGCCGCGTTGCGCGCGTTTCACACGCCCGACTATATCGCCGCGCTGCAACAGGCCGAGGCCGAGCAGGCTGTCAGCGAAGAGACCCGCGCCCGCCACGGGCTGGGCACCCTGCCCAACCCGGTCTTTGCCGAGATGTACCGCCGCCCCGCCACCGCGGCGGGCGGATCGCTGCTGGCGGCCGAACTGGTGGCGCGCGGGCACCGGGTGTTCAATCCGGGCGGCGGCACCCATCACGGCTTTGCCGACCGCGCCGGAGGCTTCTGTTATCTCAACGATCCGGTGCTGGCGATCCTGGCGCTGCAACGGCTGGGCTGTGCCCGCGTCGCCTATGTCGATATCGACGCGCATCATTGCGACGGGGTTGCCTCGGCCTTTCAGGGGTCGCAGACGGTGCGCATGATCTCGATCCACGAGGCGCGGCGCTGGCCCTTTACCGGCGCGCTGGAGGATGACGCGGGCGGCGCGGCGCTGAACCTGCCGGTGGCGCGCGATCTGAATGACAGCGCCTATGCGCTGATCCTCGACCGGCTGATCCTGCCTGCGGTGGCCGGGTTCCGCCCCGATGCGGTGGTGTTGCAATGCGGCGCCGATGCGGTGGCCGAAGATCCGCTGTCGCGCCTGGCGCTGTCCAACTGCGCCCATCGGGACACGGTGCGGGCGCTGGCGGCACTCTGCCCGCGCCTACTGGTGCTGGGCGGCGGCGGCTACAACCCGTGGAGCGTGGCGCGCGCCTGGACCGGGGTCTGGGCCACACTCAGCGGTGCCGAAATTCCCGACCGCCTGCCGCCCGAGGCCGAAGCGGTGCTGCGCGCGCTGAGCTGGCAGCGCCAGCGCCACGCGCCCCGGCCCGAAACCTGGTTCACCACGCTGGCCGATGCGCCGCGCCCCGGCCCGATCCCATCCGGGCTGCGCACCGATCTGGCCCGGCTGGAACAGCGGTTGCGGGCCGAAGTCTAG